A single genomic interval of Spinacia oleracea cultivar Varoflay chromosome 6, BTI_SOV_V1, whole genome shotgun sequence harbors:
- the LOC110786369 gene encoding probable protein phosphatase 2C 8 → MATTEEQNMTGKTTISHGVISVIGRRRSMEDAVTVAPSLVQITKNHHPTDQEKDLPDELMSYDLFAVYDGHGSNRIVQRCKERLHHVVAEQLLDAGRVDQWESVMTTSFAKMDDEIAKEDGLRSHSPTEEAEGTTALVVLVGKEEIVVANCGDSRVVLFSDGAALPLSRDRKPEGRDERERAGSSTGGDEHPNQYVISTPDVTVHKRAISENFLVIASDGLWDVVSNETACDLVRKCCSGELVSRIPMEGTIGKCAAASAAMLVELALARGSKDNISVIVVELEQLHAHGATSST, encoded by the exons ATGGCAACCACAGAGGAGCAAAACATGACCGGAAAAACCACTATCTCACACGGCGTCATCTCCGTCATTGGCCGCCGTCGATCCATGGAGGATGCTGTTACTGTTGCCCCGTCCCTAGTCCAAATCACCAAAAACCATCATCCCACTGATCAGGAAAAGGATCTACCTGATGAACTGATGAGCTATGATTTGTTCGCCGTGTACGACGGACACGGCAGCAATAGGATTGTACAGAGGTGTAAGGAGCGGCTCCACCATGTCGTGGCGGAGCAACTCCTTGATGCGGGGAGGGTGGATCAATGGGAGAGTGTGATGACAACTAGCTTCGCTAAGATGGATGATGAGATAGCAAAGGAGGATGGTTTAAGAAGCCATTCACCTACTGAGGAGGCGGAGGGGACGACGGCATTGGTGGTTTTGGTGGGCAAAGAGGAGATTGTGGTGGCTAATTGTGGAGATTCTAGGGTTGTTTTGTTCAGTGACGGCGCCGCTTTACCCTTATCACGTGATCGTAAG CCAGAGGGGCGAGATGAAAGGGAGAGAGCAGGATCTTCTACAGGAG GGGACGAACATCCTAATCAATACGTGATATCTACACCTGACGTGACAGTACACAAACGCGCTATATCAGAAAACTTCCTGGTAATTGCTAGTGACGGATTATGGGACGTGGTATCCAATGAGACGGCCTGTGACTTAGTGAGGAAATGCTGTTCAGGTGAATTAGTAAGTAGGATTCCAATGGAGGGCACAATTGGAAAGTGTGCAGCTGCTTCTGCTGCAATGCTGGTGGAGTTGGCTCTCGCTCGTGGAAGCAAAGATAACATTAGTGTCATAGTTGTTGAATTGGAGCAGCTTCATGCTCATGGTGCCACCTCATCTACTTGA
- the LOC130463669 gene encoding replication protein A 70 kDa DNA-binding subunit B-like, whose translation MTEYHYPTFEHLYPSGVQRYDVRARLIRNYDIFNYNHKGTTKQTWKMIFVDVEGQAIQCNIFGPAIEKFIGRFQEGFIYILLAVQVIFAEGKNKIVPNWKQMIIKEETNVIREEEDDISIPSFHYNLVQLNRLSCHIDCTDRVYDAMGLVLYVSPVENIGVDSFKRDVAIMDTPWTVIKLTLWNDFVHVLDENLNHVDVAPIIVACGLHVKSFYGTYLSTGYHTRVYVNPVNEKTTSLSTWYKSEKLAKIRRDWFRSSTFSLKSSIDISNTPRIRLSQFPSARKVQYCRVVAYACRVDSVDNIIYEACNRCLKKVVIFQGLQKCQSCNLTNTVTIPRLLLRLTIFDKSGNLKVTILHDLAQHLLGCLATEIKSVLQQPNGRNRVMEKVFACFGNRAFSWVLHPPIGDFNPEHSYTVGYVLHVDWAEECMWLNKYIASKKRK comes from the exons ATGACAGAGTACCATTATCCAACTTTTGAGCATTTATATCCTAGCGGGGTACAACGATATGATGTACGAGCCCGACTGATTCGCAATTATGATATTTTCAACTACAACCATAAAGGAACAACCAAGCAaacatggaaaatgatttttgtCGATGTTGAG GGTCAGGCCATACAGTGCAATATTTTCGGCCCCGCGATTGAAAAGTTTATAGGACGGTTTCAAGAGGGATTCATTTATATACTCCTTGCTGTACAAGTGATATTTGCTGAAGGGAAAAACAAAATTGTCCCCAATTGGAAACAGATGATCATCAAAGAAGAAACAAATGTGATACGTGAAGAGGAGGATGACATTTCCATACCTTCATTCCACTATAATTTGGTTCAGTTGAACCGATTAAGTTGTCACATCGACTGTACTGATAGAGTTTATG ATGCAATGGGATTGGTCCTATACGTTTCACCGGTTGAGAATATTGGTGTGGATTCATTTAAGCGAGACGTGGCAATAATGGATACACC CTGGACTGTTATTAAATTAACACTTTGGAATGATTTTGTGCACGTTCTTGATGAAAATCTTAATCATGTTGACGTGGCACCAATCATTGTAGCATGTGGTCTGCATGTCAAGAGCTTCTATG GTACATATCTTTCCACGGGATACCACACTAGGGTTTATGTTAACCCGGTTAATGAAAAAACAACATCCTTATCTACATG GTATAAATCGGAAAAATTGGCAAAGATAAGGAGAGATTGGTTTCGTTCGTCGACTTTTTCGTTAAAGTCGTCGATTGATATTTCTAACACTCCCCGTATCCGATTATCTCAATTTCCCAGCGCGAGAAAG GTTCAATACTGTCGAGTTGTTGCATATGCATGTCGCGTTGATAGTGTTGATAACATCATATATGAGGCATGCAATCGTTGCCTAAAAAAGGTTGTCATTTTTCAAGGACTACAAAAATGTCAATCTTGCAATCTCACCAACACTGTAACTATCCCAAG GTTGCTTCTTCGACTTACCATATTTGATAAAAGTGGTAATTTGAAAGTCACAATATTACACGATCTTGCACAACACCTTTTAGGTTGTTTAGCTACTGAAATAAAATCAGTACTTCAACAG CCTAATGGACGTAATCGAGTGATGGAAAAAGTATTTGCATGTTTCGGAAACAGAGCTTTTTCATGGGTGCTACATCCACCAATTGGAGATTTTAATCCTGAACATTCGTATACGGTTGGATATGTGTTGCATGTCGATTGGGCGGAGGAGTGCATGTGGTTAAACAAATATATTGCgagcaaaaaaagaaaatga
- the LOC130463670 gene encoding uncharacterized protein produces MDENGDQCMQDQRSVWRDKKRQQRKSLTPEQRDRQNAKRRLSYACENQSDVIATPESQPQTPCSEGPMIVTNTPNILGVRRAMVDITNRAHNVTTGCERRELQPIDELRLLDTRANLENRFFSVGESSAPTVTIPDPTSNSSGMPNRFFCVGESSTTNARITYPTSDDGELPRFVEAENEIRMPGILFNVGESRAIDTNNISNPISDDIRVWKVGRTGYRNCARNYQESQGVPIFSLPPMKTCPHCQARLFHCESPELCCLSGKVNLPDFPLSSDMLDLYSDQSEYGAHFRQNIRKYNHVFSFTSMGVHLDDELANARQGVYTFRAQGSIYHRIGGFLPLNEGDRPRFLQLYIYDTEHENENRAAENSSLRLDVIDRIKNILNAHNPFVHNLRHLAQRSDLSDCKFVIKEQPTNKHQYSMPTASQVAAVVVGGDDISNLKDRDIMVESVTGQLSYIKDTAGYYDPLQYPLLFPYGSYGWDLNSRSSTGKKLTCREFYAYMFQMRQHLDSLILRGGRLLQQFVVDNCVKMQANNLRWIALNQDKIRADLYKGLEDSLHAGEHNTENVGRRTILPSSFVGSPRDMHQRYQDAMALVHKFGKPDIFLTMTCNPSWPEIQSELLAGQVPNDRPDLLTRVFHAKLEELKKDVLERGVLGTVVAYVYVIEFQKRGLPHVHMLLILDQNDKLTTPDDFDKIVRAVIPDEQQEPKLYKAVLKHMIHGPCGFLNHKSPCMKQGSCKKGFPKEFSNDTKQGNDSYPLYRRPQDRPVVPLRENSRVRVDNRWVVPYNPFLLLKYDCHINIEICSSIKCVKYLYKYIHKGSDRVSMEVHNGDEIAQYVDARWICAPEAMWKLYKFPMTRICPAVDRLQVHLPNMHQVRFEGNQQISSVLANPRNSKTMLTEFFKMNSVDPNARKYLYREFPEHYRLLTSSREWQKRKSTQRVMGRLYVASPLEGERFYLRMLLNHVRERTSFEHLRTINGVTHPTFRAAAEALGLIENDESIRQCLLEACSVRMPSALRRLFATILVYCQPTGLRALWDEFFPYMVEDYPASNTTSNYVFLTNKLLQDIDRLLRPLRKRISDYTELPSLPECTDDIDELPSIMEEYFSVPVPDEDLACVGTLNSDQQVAYDTIMNAVISKAGCSFFVDGPGGTGKTFLYKALLATVKSRGEIAIPTATSGIAATLLHQGRTSHSTFQLPLNPDSSSTCSFTKRSKTAILLKNSAIIVWDEAPMTHRYQFEAVDRSLKDLMGNDLPFGGKIIVFGGDFRQVLPVVRNGTRAQMIDASFVRSPMWRHIRILRLRENMRSIDDNGFANFLLSVGNGNEPTVSDQMIRLPTAMIIPTVADSSIEALIDQVFPNLSEHVGDGNFIVERAIITPLNEDADRINNKVVEKFLGEGKTYYSFDSVPEDKRNLYQQEFLNSFSASGLPPHALTLKPRVPLMLLRNIDPKHGLCNGTRLLCHSLKDNFIDAEILTGHSRGNRVFLPRIPLKTAEDIKLPFEMVRKQFHVKLSFALTINKSQGQTIPHVGIFLPDHVFSHGQLYVALSRGISENTTKIVVEKGKVQGCEGIFTKNIVYKEVLLSYD; encoded by the exons ATGGACGAGAACGGAGATCAATGTATGCAAGATCAAAGGTCGGTATGGAGGGATAAAAAAAGACAACAGAGAAAATCACTCACTCCAGAACAAAGAGATCGTCAAAATGCCAAAAGACGACTCAGCTATGCATGTGAAAACCAATCAGATGTTATAGCTACTCCTGAAAGCCAACCTCAAACACCATGTTCGGAAGGGCCTATGATTGTTACCAATACTCCCAACATTTTGGGAGTTAGAAGGGCTATGGTAGACATCACTAATCGTGCCCATAATGTCACAACTGGATGTGAAAGGCGTGAAC TGCAACCTATTGATGAACTTCGTTTACTCGATACTCGGGCAAATCTAGAAAATCGGTTTTTTAGTGTCGGTGAAAGTAGTGCACCCACTGTGACCATCCCAGACCCAACATCAAACTCAAGCGGCATGCCCAATAGATTCTTTTGTGTTGGCGAGAGCAGTACAACCAATGCACGTATAACATACCCTACTTCAGACGATGGGGAATTGCCGCGTTTTGTTGAGGCGGAAAATGAAATACGCATGCCTGGCATATTATTCAATGTCGGTGAAAGTCGTGCAATCGACACCAACAACATATCAAACCCCATTTCTGATGATATAAGGGTCTGGAAAGTAGGGAGAACTGGTTATAGAAATTGTGCAAGAAATTACCAAGAGAGTCAAGGGGTTCCTATATTCAGTTTGCCACCCATGAAAACATGTCCGCATTGCCAAGCACGACTTTTCCATTGTGAATCTCCTGAACTATGTTGCTTAAGTGGGAAGGTCAACTTACCTGATTTTCCATTATCCTCTGATATGCTTGATTTATATTCTGATCAATCGGAATATGGGGCTCATTTTAGGCAAAACATTCGTAAGTACAACCATGTCTTTTCATTCACTTCAATGGGAGTTCATTTAGATGACGAACTAGCAAATGCACGTCAAGGCGTTTACACATTCCGTGCACAAGGTTCAATTTACCATCGTATTGGAGGTTTTTTACCTTTGAACGAAGGAGATCGTCCTCGATTTCTTCAACTCTACATTTATGATACTGAGCATGAAAATGAAAATCGTGCAGCAGAGAATTCATCATTACGCCTCGATGTCATCGACAGAATCAAGAATATTTTGAATGCTCACAATCCTTTTGTCCACAATCTCCGTCATCTTGCTCAGCGTAGTGACTTAAGTGATTGCAAATTTGTCATCAAAGAGCAACCTACAAATAAACATCAATACTCGATGCCGACAGCTTCGCAAGTAGCAGCAGTTGTCGTTGGAGGTGATGACATTTCCAACTTGAAGGATAGGGACATCATGGTAGAGTCAGTAACTGGGCAACTAAGTTATATCAAAGACACTGCCGGTTATTATGACCCACTGCAGTATCCTCTATTGTTCCCTTATGGTTCTTACGGTTGGGATTTAAACAGTCGAAGTTCCACTGGTAAGAAGTTGACATGCCGGGAATTCTATGCATACATGTTTCAG ATGCGACAACATCTTGATTCTCTAATCTTAAGAGGCGGTCGTCTACTGCAACAATTTGTTGTCGATAACTgtgtcaaaatgcaagccaataACTTGAGGTGGATTGCACTCAACCAAGATAAGATACGTGCTGATTTGTACAAGGGTTTAGAGGATTCTTTACATGCTGGAGAGCATAACACAG AAAATGTTGGACGACGGACCATACTACCATCTTCATTCGTTGGAAGTCCAAGAGATATGCACCAGAGGTATCAAGATGCCATGGCATTGGTTCATAAGTTCGGCAAGCCCGATATATTTCTTACAATGACATGCAATCCATCTTGGCCAGAGATACAATCAGAATTGTTGGCCGGACAAGTTCCAAACGATCGTCCAGATCTGCTGACACGAGTTTTTCATGCTAAACTTGAAGAGTTGAAAAAGGATGTTCTCGAAAGGGGCGTCCTCGGAACGGTTGTTGCTTATGTATATGTGATTGAATTCCAAAAGAGGGGTCTTCCACATGTTCATATGTTATTAATTCTTGATCAAAATGACAAGCTAACCACTCCGGATGACTTTGATAAGATTGTGAGAGCAGTGATTCCTGATGAACAACAAGAACCAAAATTGTATAAGGCAGTTCTTAAACACATGATTCATGGCCCATGTGGTTTTCTCAACCACAAATCCCCGTGTATGAAACAAGGAAGTTGTAAGAAAGGATTCCCTAAGGAATTCTCCAATGATACAAAGCAAGGCAATGACTCATATCCTCTTTACCGTCGTCCACAAGATCGTCCAGTAGTACCGTTGCGTGAGAATTCACGAGTTCGTGTAGATAATCGGTGGGTAGTCCCATATAATCCTTTTTTGCTCTTAAAGTACGATTGTCACATCAATATTGAGATATGCAGCAGCATCAAGTGTGTCAAATATCTGTATAAGTACATCCATAAGGGTTCAGATAGAGTTTCAATGGAAGTTCATAACGGAGATGAGATTGCACAATATGTTGATGCACGGTGGATTTGTGCACCCGAAGCTATGTGGAAACTTTACAAATTCCCCATGACTAGAATATGTCCTGCCGTAGATCGTTTGCAGGTTCATTTGCCAAACATGCATCAAGTGAGGTTCGAAGGGAACCAGCAAATCTCAAGCGTGTTAGCGAACCCAAGAAACTCTAAGACGATGCTCACTGAATTTTTCAAGATGAATTCAGTCGATCCAAATGCAAGGAAATATCTTTATCGAGAATTTCCTGAGCATTACAGATTGTTAACGAGTTCACGTGAATGGCAGAAGAGAAAAAGTACACAACGAGTTATGGGTCGATTGTATGTAGCTTCACCATTGGAAGGAGAACGATTTTATTTGAGAATGTTACTCAATCATGTGAGGGAGCGTACATCGTTCGAACATTTAAGAACGATCAATGGCGTCACACACCCTACATTCAGGGCTGCAGCTGAAGCCCTCGGTCTAATCGAGAATGACGAAAGCATTCGTCAATGTCTTTTAGAAGCATGTTCAGTACGAATGCCATCTGCATTACGTCGGTTATTTGCAACCATATTGGTATATTGTCAACCAACTGGATTACGAGCACTCTGGGATGAGTTTTTCCCTTACATGGTTGAGGATTATCCAGCCTCAAACACAACAAGTAATTATGTTTTCCTCACTAACAAACTTTTGCAAGACATAGATAGGTTATTAAGACCACTTAGAAAAAGGATTTCTGACTACACAGAGTTGCCAAGCTTACCCGAATGTACTGATGACATTGACGAGCTTCCTTCTATCATGGAAGAGTACTTTTCTGTTCCAGTTCCAGATGAGGATTTGGCATGCGTTGGCACTCTCAATAGTGACCAACAAGTTGCATACGACACAATAATGAATGCTGTCATTTCAAAGGCTGGCTGTTCTTTCTTCGTCGATGGTCCTGGGGGCACCGGAAAAACATTTTTATACAAAGCCCTTCTTGCTACTGTAAAAAGTAGAGGCGAAATAGCTATCCCCACTGCAACATCTGGAATTGCAGCAACGTTGTTGCACCAGGGAAGAACATCACATTCGACTTTTCAGCTCCCACTTAATCCAGACAGCTCATCAACTTGCTCATTTACCAAACGTTCTAAAACTGCAATTCTCCTAAAAAATTCTGCTATTATCGTATGGGATGAGGCCCCAATGACACACAGATATCAATTTGAAGCTGTTGATCGATCACTCAAGGATTTAATGGGGAATGACTTGCCGTTTGGGGGGAAAATTATTGTGTTCGGTGGTGATTTCAGACAGGTTTTACCGGTGGTTCGAAATGGAACTAGAGCTCAAATGATTGACGCATCTTTTGTCAGGTCCCCTATGTGGAGACACATTCGTATTTTGCGTTTGAGAGAAAATATGagatcaattgatgataacggCTTTGCTAATTTCTTACTCTCTGTTGGGAACGGTAATGAACCTACTGTTTCAGATCAGATGATAAGGTTACCCACTGCCATGATTATACCAACAGTGGCAGATAGTTCGATCGAGGCTTTGATCGACCAGGTCTTTCCAAATTTAAGTGAGCACGTTGGTGATGGAAATTTTATAGTTGAAAGGGCGATCATCACACCCCTGAACGAAGACGCTGATAGAATAAATAATAAGGTTGTCGAAAAGTTTCTCGGAGAAGGAAAAACGTATTATTCGTTTGATTCTGTTCCTGAAGATAAGAGAAATTTGTATCAACAAGAGTTTTTGAATTCGTTTTCTGCGTCGGGATTGCCTCCCCATGCTCTCACCCTGAAACCTAGGGTACCCTTAATGCTTTTGAGAAATATTGATCCTAAACATGGTCTTTGCAATGGAACACGGTTGCTTTGCCATTCATTAAAGGACAATTTCATTGATGCTGAGATTTTAACCGGACATTCTAGGGGGAACAGAGTGTTTTTGCCAAGAATTCCCTTGAAAACTGCTGAAGATATTAAATTGCCATTCGAGATGGTCAGAAAGCAATTTCATGTGAAGTTGAGTTTTGCCTTGACTATCAACAAGTCTCAGGGACAAACTATTCCACATGTTGGGATATTCCTCCCTGATCATGTATTTAGCCACGGCCAGCTATATGTGGCATTATCACGAGGAATTTCAGAGAACACGACAAAGATCGTGGTAGaaaagggaaaggttcaaggTTGTGAAGGCATATTCACTAAAAATATTGTGTACAAAGAAGTTTTGTTGTCTTATGATTAG